TCTCGCCTTCCGGGCGAGCGTGACCTGGCCGAGCGACTGGGCGTAAGCCGGGTGACTATCCGGGAGGCAGAGATTGCGTTGCAGGCGATCGGCAAGCTTGAAATCAAGACTGGTTCGGGCGTCTATGTTCGTAAGGGCGAAGCCACGCTTGCCCAGCAACTGCCTTCGGTTAGCGCGTTTGAGGTGACCGAAGCGCGTCTGTTGGTCGAATCCGAGGCGGCAGCACTGGCCGCGCGAAATATTTCCGACGAAGAGATTGCCGAACTTGGCAACCTTGTTGACACGATGGGCAAGGCCGACTCAAAGACGGCGGACGAGGCGGATGAGAAGTTTCACCTCTTGATCGCGCGGGCGTCCAACAACGCTGCCTTGATGCATGTGATCGGATCGCTTTGGCGAATGCGTGAGGACCTGCCTGCGGTGAAGGCCACCTACGAATCCGTTTGTGTCCACGATGCGCAGGAACGTGCGGCGGAGCATCGCGAAGTCTACGATGCGCTGGCCAATCGCGACCCGGCTGCGGCACGCGGCGCTATGCGCAGCCATTTCCAGCGGCTGATCGAAAGCATGCTTGACACGACGGAGCGGCAGGCGCTGGCCGAATTGCAGCAAAAGGCCAACGAAAGTCGCGAACGCTATCTGGCATCGGCGACATTGCAGTAATCTGCGCCGAAGATAGGTTCGGCAATACCTTTAACGGCCGCTGACCGTGGAGCCTTCGGCTCCGCACGTTCATTTGTCCAATCCAGAAATTGGTCATACCAATAAAAAGATATAGTTTAGTCCATTTGGTTTGACAAAAACTAAGCATCGGTTATGAAACCCCAACGATAACACGAGGGGTGGAGTGACTGTTGGCGAGATTTCTTGCCCTGATGATCCTGATGCTGGCAGTTCCCGCTCATGCGGGCGCCGCCGATCGGCACGTCCGCAATTCCGCAGAGTTCGCGCGCGTTGTCGGCTCTTTACAGCCGGGCGATACGATCGTGTTGGCCGATGGCACCTGGCGCGATTTCGACATCGCCCTTGTGGGTGAGGGCAGGCTTGATCGCCCGATCACACTTCGCGGCGAAACGCCCGGCGGGGTCATCCTTAGCGGAAATTCAAGCCTGACCCTGACCGGGCAATGGTTGGTCGTCCGCGATCTTGTATTCCGCGACGGACATTCCACCAAAGGGGCGGTCATTTCATTTCGTGCGGGGAAGGGCCGGGTAGCGAACAATTCGCGGGTCACCAACGTCGTGATCGACGGCTTCAGCAAACCGGACCGTGTCGACAGCGACTATTGGGTCGCGCTTTACGGCAAGGGCAACCGATTCGATCATAACCACCTGACCGGTAAGACCAACCAGGGCGTCACGCTGGCCGTCGTACTGGATGGCGACGAAAGCCGCGAGAACGGCCACCGCATCGATCACAACTATTTCGGCCCGCGCCAACCCCTTGGCTCGAACGGTGGGGAAACGATCCGCATCGGCACCAGCGGTAATTCGATGCATAGATCCGAAACGCTGGTAGAGGCGAACATCTTCGACCGCTGTGACGGAGAGGTGGAGATCATCTCGTCCAAGTCTGGCGGCAATATCTATCGCGGCAACCTGTTCCTGCGTTCCAGCGGAGCGCTGACGCTTCGTCACGGTGACGACAATCTGGTGGAGGGCAACGTATTCCTCGGCCATGGCAAGCCGCATACCGGAGGAATCCGCGTGATCAATCGCGGCCAGACGGTGCGCAACAATTACATGGAAGGCTTGCGCGGAACCGGCTTTGCCAGCGCATTGACGGTGATGAACGGCGTGCCGAATTCGCCGCTCAATCGCTATGTCGCGGTCGACCGCGCAACGATCGAAAACAACACGATCGTCGATAGCGCCCGGATCACGCTGGGCGCGGGTGCGGATGAAGAGCGATCGGCGCCGCCTACCAATTCGACGTTTCGTCGCAACCTGATCGGTGGGGTCGGCGCCATTCCGGGTCTGGCGGTGGAATCGGATATTGGCGGCATTCGCTTTGCCGACAACGTCGTGCCCCAGACCGCGCCGGAGCCCTGGCCTGGTGGGACCATGCGCCAGCCCGTCGACATGGTGCGCGGGCCCAATGGCTTGCTCTATCCTACCGACGCCACGCTTGCCGAACTGGGCGCAAGGCGCGACCTTGCCGTTGTCGCGCCGGATGCGGTCGGTGTGCGATGGTATGCGCGACCTGATGAGCGCAACCGTTTCGGCGACACCGGGCGGATTATCACTGTCAACGCGGCAAGTGGCGATCTGTTGGCGGCTTTGGCAGATGCGCGATCTGGCGATACGCTGGTGCTTTCACCCGGTGCGCATGTTTTTTCCCGGCCGATCAGACTAGACAAGGTGCTCACCATTCGCGGCGCGTCGTTTGCCGATGCGGGCAATACCACGGTCCGCCTTGTGACTTCGGAAATGGTGGATTTGGTCGAAGGAGGGGCCCTTCGTTTGCAGGACCTCACCATCGATGGCAGCCGGATTGTCGCCAACGACCAATGCGCAATTATCCGCACAGGCGATGGTTCGATGCAGAGGAATACCGCAATCGAACTTTCACACATAGCCGTGCGCAACTTCACCGGGTGCGTTCACACACAATTCGTCTCGCTGGCACCGAACACGATGGCGGATCGCGTGATCGTGGAGCATAGCGAATTCGTCGAATTCCCCGGCCCGATCCTGAACGCGGTTGAGGAGCGGGACGATGAGGGCCGTTATAACGTCGAACATGCCGTTGTTACCGGAAACCGGTTTCGCAGTGTCGAAGGGCCGGTCGTCGCCCTCTACCGCGGGGGCAAGGACGAGAGCACTTTTGGCCCCTCGCTGATTTTCGTCGGCAACGATCTACAACGTGTAGGCGCGCCTAATAGCGATGAGCAGCGTCACGCGATTGCCCTGCACGGCGTGCAGAGCGCGCGGATCAGCGGCAATGCTATCGACCGATCGGGCGCGATCGCGGTTGTTCAGACGGTCGGCACGCCGCGACTTGTCATCACTGGCAACACCTTTCGCGCCGCTCCGGCACCAGAGATCACCGAAATGACTTACGCCGGGCCCAGCCGGGCCGAAGTCGGCGACAACATTTACGAGCAATAGAGTGACGCGCGATGCGGGGCCGGTCCGGCAACCCGTAATCGCCCCCGTGCGAGAGGAAATGGCATGAGTTACGAGCCCGCGCAGGACCGCATCGCAGGAAGGAACACCTGACCGATGCGCAACTTCCGTTTCCTGATCGTTGCGCTTGTCGCGCTCGCCACCGTCATCAACTATATCGACCGTGGCGCGCTGGGTTTTCTATGGCCCGAGATTTCGAAGGATCTTGAGCTTACCGAATTCGATTACGCGATCATCCTGAACGTGTTCACGCTGGCCTATGCCTTTGGCCAGACGATCTTCGGCAAGATATTCGACTGGATCGGAACGCGCATGGGCTTCGTGCTGGCAATCCTCGTCTGGTCGTTGGCGACAATGTTGCATGCTGCAGCGCGCAGTCTTGCCGCTTTTGCCATTTTTCGCGCCGTTCTGGGCGTGGCAGAGGCCGGAAACTGGCCCGGCGCGACCAAGGCCAACGCCGAATGGTTCCCAATTTCAGAGCGGGCATTGGCGCAAGGCATCTTCAATTCCGGAGCGGCGATCGGCGGCATCGTTTCCGCTCCAGCCATTGCCTATCTTTTCCTTTTTCTGGGATCGTGGCAGGCGACTTTCATCACTGTCGGCGCGTTGGGCATCCTGTGGCTGATCCCTTGGCTGATCGTTTACAAGAGCGGTCCGGATGCCCACCCGTGGATCGGCGAGGAAGAACGCGCCTATATCCTGACTGGCCAGCGCGCCGACCCCTCTGCGGCCGAAGAGATCGAATATGCGCCGGGGACCGTGGAAATTCTTTCGCGCAAGGAAAGCTGGGGCGTGATCATGGCCTCGTTCTTCCTCGATCCGATCTGGTGGCTGTTTGTCGGTTGGCTGCCGATCTATCTTTCCAAGACGTTCGGTTTCGGGGTCGCAGAAATCGGGATGTATGCCTGGGTGCCCTATGTCGGGGCGATGTTCGGTGCATGGTTCGGCGGGCTGTTCGCCCGCAACCGTATCGGCGCGGGGTGGAGCGTTGACCGCACGCGCAAGGTGGTTATCGGCATCGGCGGCGTGATCATGCTCGTGGGTCTGCTGGCCACGATCACCCCGCCCAGCCCGATGGTCGCGGTGCTGTACATGGCGGTAATCCTGTTCGGGTTCCAGACTGCGGTCGGCAATATCCAGACGCTGCCCAGCGACTTGTTCAGCGGCAAATCGGTCGCATCTCTGGCGGGTTTTGCGGGCACGGCGGCAAAGCTGGCCGTGGTTGGCCTGAACTTCTTGATTCCGGTCATCACGGTGCAAAGCTATGCCCCGGCGTTCATCGTCGGCGCGGCGCTGGCCATCCTGACCGTGCTGTCGGTGCTGGTCTTGTGCCCGCGCATCGCGCCGCTTTCGCCGCGCAAGGCATAGCGCGATGATCAGTGGAAAGCCGGTCGTCTGTTTCGGCGAGCTTCTGCTGCGCCTGTCGTCAGAGCCGGGGCGACCGCTGGCGCGAGGCAATGGGCTGGAGCTTGCCGTCGGCGGGGCAGAGGCGAACGTCGCGATCGCGCTATCCAGCCTTGGCTGGCCGAGCAGGATGGTCAGTCTTTTGCCCGACAATCCATTGGGGCGAAGGGCGCTGGCCGCGCTGGGCGAGGCGGGCGTGGACTTTGCCCATGTCGGCAACGCCGCAGGGCGCATGGGGCTCTATTTCTTCGAACCGCCTTCGGGTCCGATTGGCGGCACGATCACCTATGACCGGGAAGGCAGCGTGTTTGCGCGCGCCACCCCGGAGCAGTTCGACTTCATTGCGGCGTTGGATGGTGCGGGTTTGCTGCACGTATCGGGCATAACCCCGGCGCTGGGGCAGAACGGTGCAGAGCTTGCGCTCGCCGCGGTTCGTGCTGCGCAGGCGGCGGGCGTGCCGGTTTCTTTTGACGGGAACTATCGCGCCAACCTGTGGGATGCGTGGGACAGCGATCCGCGCGCCATCCTGCAGGACCTGATCGGGCAGGCCACGATCCTCTTTGGCAATCATCGCGACGTATCGTTGTTGTTGGGCAAGGCATTTTCCGGCGATGGGCCGGACCGGCGCAGAGAGGCGGCCGTCGCTGCATTCGATGCGTTTCCCAACCTTCAGATCATCGCATCCACTGCCCGCACGGTGGAAAGCGCGACGAGCCACCGCATCGCCAGTCGCGTCGATTTGCGCGATAGCCATTGGCAAACCGATGAAGTCCGCCTGTCGCCTATCGTCGACCGGATCGGCACCGGCGATGCCTTTGCAGCCGGGGTTCTGTTGGGCTGGCTGGACGGTGGAACGGCGCAGGCGATGGCGAAAAGCGGGCTGGCGCTGGCCGCGATGAAGCACGGCATCCACGGTGATACCATCGCGATAACCCGCGCCGATCTTGAAAAGTTTGAGCCCGCCGGCACCGACGTGCGGCGCTGACGGGCTCAGCTGGAATGGGTGCCGGGCGGGGGCCCTATTGCGCACCCACCGCCAGCTTGAACGGTGCGGCGGGCAAGCCGTTCTTCGCATATAGATTTACGATCGGCGTATCTTCCCAGGCATAGCGGACCTCTACCTTGTCGGCCACCGCGCCCGAAACGATGACGGTGTTGTCTTCAATACGCGCCCGCGCGAATTGGCAATTGCCCGCCGCCGTGCACAGCTGGAACGCGGTGGGGTCAAGCGCGCTGACGACTTCGAACCGGACATTGTCCGGGTAACGCACGATCAAATCGCCGCCGTTGCGCGTGATCGCCGTAGGATAGGGCGCAACCGGCTGCGCGGCATCTCCATAGGCGACCCGGATCGCCTCGGTTGCCAGCCTCTCGCCCACCAGCGTCTTATGACGCGGGTGGATGTCCTCTTCTTCACCGCTGTCGATCAAGACCGCGAGTCCGGCGTTATCGGTCTGCGCGACAGCCGCACGCTGCCCCTCGCGCAACTCGGCCCAGCCGCTGTCCTCCGGCTTTGTGTCGTAGCCGCCGAAACCTGGCAGCTGCGCGATGACAAACGGCAGTGCGGGCTGGCCGAAAGCCAGACGCCAGCCGCGCATCATGCCTTTCAACAAATCGCGATAGACCGGACCCATGCCGGTGCCCGTATTCGATTCGCCCTGATACCAGGCCACGCCCTTCATTGGCATCGGGGCAAGCGGCGCGATCATGCCGTTGTAAAGCGTGGTAAACCCGCGCGGCGCTTTCCACGGCACGGGCGGCGCGGCGGCCAGCCCCTTGATCTCTGCGCCGATGCGGTAATGCCACGCCCCGGCCAGCGAAACCCTGTCGCCGCCTTTGGGGCGGAACAGAAAGCGATCCGGCCGCGCGCGGAATCCGCCAGAGCCACGTTCGTCGACCACGCGGATCGCGATGCGGTTGCGGCCTTCGCGCAGGGCCGATTGCGGTACGGTGTAAAGCCGTTTTTGGTTGGGATCGACTTCTGCGCCGACCAGTTTGCCATTGACCCACACGGTGTCGCGTTCATCGATGCGTTCGAGATCCAGCACCAATGACCCGCTCGTCTGTGCCTTGGTCAACATGACGTCGCGCGCGAACCAGACGATGCCGTTGAAATTGGACAGCGGCTCGATACCGGCCTGTTCCCACATCTGCGGCAGGTCGATGGTGGGCCAGCCGGCAATATCCGTGTCGGCCTTTGCATAGGCGGCGGTCGTCGCGTTTTCGGGGCTAACCTTTGCGATCCATGCCTCGGTCGCGGCGGCAGACCGGGCCGATCCCTCTTGCGGATTGGCTGCATAGGCATTGAGCAACGCGATCGCCTCTGCATTGCCCGGAATGCCGCCCAGCGTCGTCGCGTCGATCCAGTCCTCAACCGTCGTGCCGCCCCATGCGGAATGGATCAGGCCGAGCGGTCGGCCTGTGCGGTCTACAATCTCTTCACCCATATGCCAGCAAGCGGAGGAGAATTCGGCAATGCTTTCGGCGGATGCGGGCGACCACGCGATGTCGTAGGTCATCGCCGAAGTCGCAGCAGGCAGGCTGGCGCGACGGACTTTGGCAACGCGAATCGGATAGCGGCTGCTGCGCGCCTCTACCTGCGGGGCGTTGGCGGCATCCTTGACCATCATGTCCATGTTCGACTGACCGGAACAGAGCCAGATGTCGCCCGCCATCAGGTTGGACAGGGTGCGGGCCGATCCGGACTGCGGGGTGATCGTGATGGCGAACGTTTCGCCCGCCTTACGCGCGGGCAGTTCCGCCATCCAGCGGCCATCGCGGTTCGCTGTCGCCTTGGCAGCGCCCCCCGCGCCATCGAATGCGACGGTCAATTCCTGCCCCGGTGCCGCTTCGCCCCAGACGCGAATCGGCTGGTCTGCCTGAACCATCATACCGTCGGTAAGAGCGGGCGAGACCAGCTCGCCCGTCAAGCCGGGTTGTGCCGCCAAGCAGATTGCGAGGGCAGACAGCGAACCGGAGATTCTAGCGAACATCAAACATCCTTCTCATATTGGATAGGCCATTTTTATAGTCCAATGATGCAGGCAGTCGCGCAGCATAGCAAGGGTCCAGTTTTGAACTGGTCGTTATCTTGCCTCGTCGCGCCATTGCAGCGCCTTGGAATTGCCGCATCAAGCCAATGCCGGCAATTGAAGGTTACGCCATTTCATAATTGGTAGGATCAATAAAGTTGAGATCGGTCGTTGACTTGAGTCAATATTGGTATAGTTAAATCTCAAACCAAAGTTCCGGGAGAGATCAATGCTGTTGCAATCGGCTCGCACGCGCCGCTCGAAGGCGAAGTTGCTGCTGTCCATGACCACCGTGCTGTCAGGCCTGTGTGTCGCCGCTCCGGCGTTCGCGCAGGATACGGCCGATGCGTCTGACGGCGCGGCGACCGACGACAATACGATCGTGGTCGAGGGTTTTCGTGAAGTGGTGCGCAGCTCGATCGATACGAAGCGACGCGAAGATGCGATCGTCGACGCGGTTTCTTCCGAAGATATCGGCAACCTGCCCGCTCTTTCGCTTAGCGAAGTGCTGGAAACGATCACGGGCGCAGGCGGTCACCGCGGCAAGGGTGGCGGTAGCGAGATCGCCATTCGCGGCCTTGGGCCGTTTTTGGGCCTGACGACCTTCAACGGCCGTCAGGCAACCAATGGCAGCGGCGACCGCTCTGTGAATTTCAGCCAGTTCCCGTCCGAACTGGTCAATAACGTCAAGGTCTACAAGACACAGCAGGCCGATCTGGTTGAGGGCGGCGTCGCTGGCCTTATCGAAATCGGTTCGGTCCGCCCGCTCGACTATGGGCGCGAACGGGTCAATCTGATGCTGAAGGGTGGCTACAATCCGCTGGCCGACCGGATGGAGAACGGCAACGCGCTAAGCTGGCGCGGCACGCTGTCCTATATCGACCAGTACGACATGGGCGAGATGGGCGAACTGGGCCTGTCGATCGGCATTCAGAGGAACGAAACGACCAATCCGCAGGACCGCATGTTTGCGTCTTCGACGTGGAGTGCCTGCGACGCGACGGTCGTGCCGGCGGAAGAATCCGGACGGGGGCGGTTCAGTCGCTATACCGACAATGTCATCGATCTCGGCGGGGAAAATGCCGACAATCCCTTTTACCTCGTCGGCAACTCGCTGGGATTGCGCCAGCAGGGTGAGGACGATCGCCGCGACGCGCTGTTTGCGTCGATCCAGTGGCAGCCCGATCCGCGCTGGGACATAAACCTCGATACACAGATCTCGAAGCGTGATTATACCGAGGATCGCCACGATCTGGTCTTCGCCGACAATCGTCGTATCGGGCCGGACCCGGTCTATGATGAAAACGGCGTGCTGCAGTCTTATACCGGCACATCACAACTGTCGTCCGATGGGCAGTATTTCCAGAGGCAGGAAGATTATTACGGCGCGGGCCTGAATGTCGCTTTTGCGGCGGACGACAATGTCGTGCTGGCCGTGGACATGGCATATTCAAAAACGCGGCGTGACGATCTCAACCGGCGTTCGCGGCTTCGGTCCGACGGGCTGGATATTTATGGCAACCCTACCGCGCGGGCGGAACTTTTTCCGGGAACCGGCGGCGAAGTTCCTTATACCTACGATTATACGAACTCGGAGATTCCGATCCTGACGGTCGACCCGATCTTCGACCTCAACGATCACTCGCTCTACAGCGACGATGCCCTTTTGCTACGCGATCGCGACCTGACAGAGCAGGAAATCCGCGCCCTGCGTTTCGATGGCGACGTATCGCTGGACAACGGTTTCATCCGCTCCATCGAGGGTGGCGTGCGCTTTGGCCGGATGGACTATTCCGAGAAATTCCGTCGCAACCAGTTCGACAACGCTGATCGTGAGATCGACCGCGCGGTTAACGAAGCCTGCCGCATCGATTTCCCGCAGAGCAATTTCCTGGGCAACGCCGATGGCCACTCGATCCAGAGCTGGGCAACGTTCGACACGCTGTGCCTCTATCGCGAATATACCGGTTCGGAAGACTTCGGCCCGCCTGACGTGGCGTTCGATCCGGCCGATGTGACCGTGCGCGAGGAGACTATCGCGGTCTATGCGATGGCCAATATCGACACGATGCTGGGCAATATGCCGGTGCGCGGCAATATCGGCACCCGCTACGTGATCACGGATGTCAGGTCGGACAGCGTTCGCGCCGAGCTGACCATCATCACCAACGAAGACAATACTGTTCAGATCGAGCCGACGGGCAATTTCGAGCAGGTGCGATTCAAGAACAGCACCACCGACTGGCTGCCCAGCATGAACCTGATTTTCGAGCTTCGGCCCGATCTTCTGCTGCGCACCGCCGCCTATCGCGCGATGGCGCGCCCCGATCCCAGTGCGCTGGGCGCAGGGCGGACTTTCTCCCTCGCCGAAAACGAGGGTACGGGCTATGCCAATGTCGAAGAAGCGATCGACGATGTTCGCGCATCGGGCAGCCCGGCACGCGAACCGCTGCGGGCGTGGAACTTCGATGCTTCGCTGGAATGGTATCCGAACCGCGACACGCTGCTTTCGGTGGCCGCCTATCACAAGATTTTTCAGGGCGGCATCATCCCGGTGCTGCGTGACGAAACCTTCGTGGTCGATGGCACCCCGATCACCGTACCGGTGGCGCAGCAACAGACGACCGACGATACCAGCAAGCTGACGGGTATCGAGTTCAATGCTGCGCATACGCTGACGTGGCTGCCAAAGCCGTTGGACGGACTGGGCTTCAAGCTGGGTCTGAACTGGGCGAAAACCGATTATCGTTCGGAAGACATTTCGCTGGGCGACCAGATCGATGTCGAGACGGGTGATGTCATCCCCCGCATTATCGAACCGGCCTCGATCACCGGCTTTTCCAAGCTGACCTACACAGCGCAAGTGTTCTACGGCATCGGTGATCTGGACCTGCAGGCGATCTACAAGCATCGTTCGGGCTATCATCAGGACTTCCTGGGCGGAAACACGCAGCTTCGCTATGTCGAGGGAAATGACGTGATCGACCTTCGCGCCAGCTACAACCTGTCCAAAGCGATCCAGCTGCGCGTCGATGCAGTCAACATCACCAACGAACCGCGCATCGACTATATGCCGGTCCGGGGCAGCTTCCGCGATTATCAGGAATTCGGCACAACCTATTACCTTGGCATAAGGGCGCGTTTCTGATGCTGGCGCAGGAAAAAATGGGCATCAGGGCGGCGCTGGTCGGCGCTGCCCTTGGCGGAACCGCACTGGTCAGCCCGCAACTGGCGCTGGCCCGGGATTACAACGTTCGGACGGAGAGCGAGCTGTCCACCGCGCTGCGCGCTGCAAAGCCGGGCGACCGGGTGTTCCTGCGCGAAGGCGAATGGAAAGACCTGCAGTTCTCTATAAAGCAGGGCGGCACGGCGGCAAAGCCGGTGATCGTCGCGGCGAAAGTCGCGGGGAAGACCATCATTACCGGCGAATCCTCTGTCCGCATTGCGGGGGATAATATCGTATTGGCCAATCTGGTCTTCCGCGACGGATATTCCCCCAGCTCGACGGTCATCAACGTTCGCGGATCGGGCGACCATCTGCCCAAGAACAACCGCATCACCGGCAACGTGGTCGAGAATTTTTCAAAGCCCGACAAAACGCAGAAAGACTATTGGGTCTCGCTGACGGGTGAGGGGCACCGCGTCGATCACAACGCCTTTGTCGGCAAGACCAACGCCGGGCCGACGATGGTCGTTCGGCTTGATCTGGATAAGGGCAAGCCCAACAACCACAAGATCGAGTACAACTATTTCGGCCCGCGCCCCGATTTCGGCGGCAATGGCGCGGAAACGATCCGGGTCGGCACCAGCACGGTCGTCGACGATGTGTCGGGCACGCAGATCTATCGCAATGTCTTCGAACGCACCAATGGCGAGCCGGAGGTGATTTCTCTCAAATCGCGTGAGAACGTGGTGGCGGAAAACACGTTCTACGAAGTGTCGGGCGCGTTGACGTTCCGCCAAGGCGGCAAGAACGTCGCGCGACGCAACGTATTCGTCGGTAACGGTCGGGAAAAGACCGGCGGCATCCGCTTGACCGGATCGGATCACACGGTGACCGAGAATTACTTCGAAGGCCTGAACGGCACCGGCTACCTGTCTGCACTGACGTTGATGAACGGGGAATCCGATGCATCGTCCAGCGGGTATCGCGCGGTTCAGCGTGCCACGATCACCAACAACAGTTTTTACGATAGCTTGCAGTTCGCCTTTGGCGCTGGGGCCAACGATAGCCGCACGGTTACGCCAACGCAGGTTGCAATGTCCGGCAACCTTTTCGGCGGGCAGACGGCTATGAAGCTGCGCGAATATGCGCCGCTGGGCGGGGTTGCGTTCACGGGCAACGTGGCCTCGCCAAAGATTCGGCTGGGTAACGGCATAGCCGCGACCGAAACTTTCGAAGTTCGGCGTGAAAAGAACGGTTTGCTTTACGCCTATCGCGATGGGCAGCGGATCGAAACCGGCGTGCCGTTCGACATGCAGCCGGTAACGTGGCGCGAAGTCGGCCCGGCCTATTACGAAAAACCTACACCCAATACCACGCAGAGCGCAGGATGAACCGCATGCGCCGTACCTTTATTCTTGTTGCCATGGCTTTGTCTGGAAGCTCCCTCTCCTCAGGGGCCATGGCCGCACCGCTGCTGTTGAGCGACACGGCAGCACGGCAGATCGCTGGAAACAGCGATCTGCCCTTGCTTTTCCAAAAGGGACTGAACGACGCGAAAAAGCGCGTCGCGACCAGTGAGAAGACGGGCATTGACGTGCCCGCGCCAAAGGATCCGGGCGGCGGCTATTCGCACGAACGTCACAAGGTGAACGGCCAGATTGTCTATGACGCAGGCTATCTCTATCGCCTTACCGGAGAGAGCCATTACCGCGATCATGCGCGTGATATCCTGTTGCGCTATGCCGCGATGTATCCGTCGTTGCCGCTGCATCCCGAACGCAAGAACCAGTCCCCCGGGCGGCTGTTCTGGCAGGCGC
The sequence above is a segment of the Croceicoccus naphthovorans genome. Coding sequences within it:
- a CDS encoding polysaccharide lyase 6 family protein, whose translation is MLAQEKMGIRAALVGAALGGTALVSPQLALARDYNVRTESELSTALRAAKPGDRVFLREGEWKDLQFSIKQGGTAAKPVIVAAKVAGKTIITGESSVRIAGDNIVLANLVFRDGYSPSSTVINVRGSGDHLPKNNRITGNVVENFSKPDKTQKDYWVSLTGEGHRVDHNAFVGKTNAGPTMVVRLDLDKGKPNNHKIEYNYFGPRPDFGGNGAETIRVGTSTVVDDVSGTQIYRNVFERTNGEPEVISLKSRENVVAENTFYEVSGALTFRQGGKNVARRNVFVGNGREKTGGIRLTGSDHTVTENYFEGLNGTGYLSALTLMNGESDASSSGYRAVQRATITNNSFYDSLQFAFGAGANDSRTVTPTQVAMSGNLFGGQTAMKLREYAPLGGVAFTGNVASPKIRLGNGIAATETFEVRREKNGLLYAYRDGQRIETGVPFDMQPVTWREVGPAYYEKPTPNTTQSAG
- a CDS encoding TonB-dependent receptor, with product MLLQSARTRRSKAKLLLSMTTVLSGLCVAAPAFAQDTADASDGAATDDNTIVVEGFREVVRSSIDTKRREDAIVDAVSSEDIGNLPALSLSEVLETITGAGGHRGKGGGSEIAIRGLGPFLGLTTFNGRQATNGSGDRSVNFSQFPSELVNNVKVYKTQQADLVEGGVAGLIEIGSVRPLDYGRERVNLMLKGGYNPLADRMENGNALSWRGTLSYIDQYDMGEMGELGLSIGIQRNETTNPQDRMFASSTWSACDATVVPAEESGRGRFSRYTDNVIDLGGENADNPFYLVGNSLGLRQQGEDDRRDALFASIQWQPDPRWDINLDTQISKRDYTEDRHDLVFADNRRIGPDPVYDENGVLQSYTGTSQLSSDGQYFQRQEDYYGAGLNVAFAADDNVVLAVDMAYSKTRRDDLNRRSRLRSDGLDIYGNPTARAELFPGTGGEVPYTYDYTNSEIPILTVDPIFDLNDHSLYSDDALLLRDRDLTEQEIRALRFDGDVSLDNGFIRSIEGGVRFGRMDYSEKFRRNQFDNADREIDRAVNEACRIDFPQSNFLGNADGHSIQSWATFDTLCLYREYTGSEDFGPPDVAFDPADVTVREETIAVYAMANIDTMLGNMPVRGNIGTRYVITDVRSDSVRAELTIITNEDNTVQIEPTGNFEQVRFKNSTTDWLPSMNLIFELRPDLLLRTAAYRAMARPDPSALGAGRTFSLAENEGTGYANVEEAIDDVRASGSPAREPLRAWNFDASLEWYPNRDTLLSVAAYHKIFQGGIIPVLRDETFVVDGTPITVPVAQQQTTDDTSKLTGIEFNAAHTLTWLPKPLDGLGFKLGLNWAKTDYRSEDISLGDQIDVETGDVIPRIIEPASITGFSKLTYTAQVFYGIGDLDLQAIYKHRSGYHQDFLGGNTQLRYVEGNDVIDLRASYNLSKAIQLRVDAVNITNEPRIDYMPVRGSFRDYQEFGTTYYLGIRARF